The following coding sequences lie in one Brevibacterium marinum genomic window:
- a CDS encoding metalloregulator ArsR/SmtB family transcription factor, with translation MTDIALTPATPDEDCLPPVPPISTALGQEVAATLAGTLKALADPLRLRMLSAIAVDPRGESCVCDLADLADVSQPTVSHHLKVLRTVGLLNSERRGTWVWYSIAPGKSAAVAALLEGFAPAAVAPSVEPETTVGAELESMDEHIERLAADLANATSQLPRETVTSIVRESYTALARSAKITRYLVPLSERFARQRLADLTRNRATAPPQVLFVCVANAGRSQLAAALTRSLSGGRVVARSAGSTPAAGIHPHVRDLVADIDREAADEAFPKPLTDDAIRAADVVVTMGCGDACPIVPGVRYEDWAVGDPALASPEGLAAIRDDIASRVSQLLATFTTE, from the coding sequence ATGACCGACATCGCGCTCACGCCAGCCACCCCCGATGAGGACTGCCTGCCCCCGGTGCCGCCGATCTCGACAGCCCTCGGTCAGGAGGTTGCCGCGACCCTCGCGGGCACCCTCAAGGCCCTCGCCGACCCATTGCGTCTGCGGATGCTCTCGGCGATCGCTGTCGATCCTCGTGGAGAGTCGTGCGTGTGTGATCTCGCCGACCTCGCCGACGTCTCTCAGCCGACCGTCTCCCACCATCTCAAGGTCCTCCGGACAGTGGGGCTGCTCAATTCCGAGCGCCGTGGGACCTGGGTCTGGTACAGCATCGCTCCAGGGAAAAGTGCCGCTGTCGCCGCCTTGCTCGAGGGGTTCGCACCGGCGGCCGTTGCCCCCAGCGTGGAACCGGAGACGACGGTCGGCGCGGAGCTGGAGAGCATGGACGAGCACATCGAGCGTCTGGCCGCCGACCTCGCCAACGCGACGTCGCAGCTGCCGCGGGAGACCGTCACCAGCATCGTCCGGGAATCGTACACGGCGCTGGCCCGGTCGGCGAAGATCACACGCTACCTGGTGCCCCTGAGCGAGCGATTCGCCCGACAGCGACTGGCTGACCTCACCCGCAACCGAGCAACCGCACCGCCTCAGGTGCTGTTTGTCTGCGTCGCCAACGCAGGTCGCTCCCAGCTGGCCGCGGCGCTGACCCGCAGCCTGTCCGGGGGCAGGGTCGTCGCCCGATCCGCCGGCTCGACCCCAGCAGCGGGCATCCACCCCCACGTGCGCGACCTCGTCGCCGACATCGACCGCGAAGCCGCCGACGAGGCGTTCCCCAAGCCGCTCACCGACGACGCCATTCGCGCCGCCGATGTCGTGGTGACCATGGGCTGCGGCGACGCCTGCCCCATCGTCCCCGGAGTCCGGTACGAAGACTGGGCTGTCGGCGACCCGGCCCTGGCATCGCCGGAGGGACTCGCCGCTATCCGCGACGACATCGCTTCACGCGTGAGCCAACTCCTCGCCACCTTCACCACCGAATGA
- the trxB gene encoding thioredoxin-disulfide reductase, whose amino-acid sequence MSNQEIVIVGSGPAGYTAAVYAARAGLAPVVVAGSVSAGGALMTTTEVENFPGFTAGIQGPELMEAMRGQAERFGARIVLDDALRLNLDGPIKTIETGSGEIFHTPAVILAMGSAYRRLGLPEEERLSGHGLSWCATCDGFFFRKKEIAVIGGGDSAMEEALFLTRFASKVTIVHRRDEFRASRIMAERALSDRRIEVAWNSEVAEVIGDPQVEGLRLRDVVSGAERVLPVAGAFVAIGHDPRSELLVGQIDLDPNGYVRVAHPGTETNLPGVFAAGDLVDHRYRQAITAAGTGCAAALDAQQFLAAAPAATLQTITTEVSA is encoded by the coding sequence ATGTCGAATCAAGAAATAGTGATCGTCGGGTCCGGCCCGGCGGGGTACACGGCCGCGGTATACGCGGCGCGGGCGGGTCTGGCTCCGGTAGTAGTCGCCGGGTCGGTCTCTGCTGGTGGGGCACTGATGACGACGACGGAGGTAGAGAACTTCCCTGGCTTCACCGCCGGCATCCAGGGGCCAGAGCTGATGGAAGCAATGCGCGGACAGGCCGAACGATTCGGCGCACGCATCGTCCTCGACGACGCCCTCCGCCTAAACTTGGACGGCCCAATCAAGACCATCGAGACGGGCTCCGGTGAGATCTTCCACACGCCGGCAGTCATCCTTGCCATGGGTTCGGCCTACCGCAGGCTCGGACTACCCGAGGAGGAACGACTGTCCGGGCACGGCCTGTCGTGGTGCGCGACCTGTGACGGGTTTTTCTTCCGGAAGAAGGAGATCGCAGTCATCGGCGGCGGTGACTCGGCTATGGAGGAAGCACTGTTCCTCACCCGATTCGCCTCGAAAGTCACGATCGTGCATCGCCGTGACGAATTCCGGGCCTCGAGGATCATGGCCGAGCGCGCTCTGAGCGATAGGCGAATCGAGGTGGCCTGGAACAGCGAGGTCGCCGAGGTCATCGGCGACCCCCAGGTCGAGGGGCTGCGGCTGCGCGACGTGGTGTCCGGGGCCGAGCGGGTGCTGCCCGTGGCTGGTGCCTTCGTCGCGATCGGCCATGACCCGCGATCGGAGCTGCTGGTCGGACAGATCGATCTCGACCCCAATGGATATGTGCGGGTTGCGCATCCTGGCACGGAGACGAATCTGCCTGGCGTGTTCGCGGCCGGCGACCTCGTCGACCACCGCTATCGGCAGGCAATCACCGCAGCGGGCACCGGCTGCGCAGCAGCTTTGGACGCTCAACAATTCCTCGCCGCTGCGCCCGCGGCGACCCTTCAGACCATAACAACGGAGGTTTCCGCATGA
- the trxA gene encoding thioredoxin gives MITKTVTDSTFHAEVLDSDRPVVVDIWATWCGPCKQVAPILDELSEEYAGRVKIVKVDADANPDVVTAAGVTSIPTLGFYRDGSRVDVLIGAQPRPLIASKIEELLA, from the coding sequence ATGATTACGAAGACAGTGACAGACTCAACTTTCCACGCGGAGGTGCTCGACTCCGACCGGCCGGTGGTCGTCGACATCTGGGCGACATGGTGCGGACCGTGCAAGCAGGTCGCACCGATCCTCGACGAGCTCTCCGAGGAGTACGCCGGTCGGGTGAAGATCGTGAAGGTCGACGCCGACGCGAATCCCGATGTCGTGACCGCCGCCGGAGTCACGTCGATCCCGACTCTAGGGTTCTATCGCGACGGGAGTCGGGTGGACGTCCTCATCGGAGCGCAGCCGCGCCCGCTGATCGCATCGAAGATCGAGGAGCTGCTGGCATGA
- the arsB gene encoding ACR3 family arsenite efflux transporter, giving the protein MTTETTKTATNAPKRLSTLDKWLPLWIGLAMVAGLLLGRFIPGISDLLSHMEIGGISVPIALGLLVMMYPVLAKVRYDKVAAVTGDKKLLISSLVLNWLAGPAIMFALAWLLLPDLPEYRTGLIIVGLARCIAMVVIWNDLACGDREATAVLVAINSVFQVVMFSVLGWFYLSVLPSWLGLDTQGLEVSMGQIALNVLVFLGVPLVAGFASRWIGEKRKGRDWYEEKFVPKVGPWALYGLLFTVVLLFALQGEQITSRPLDVVRIALPLLVYFAVMWFAGLLLGKGIGLGYARSTTLAFTAAGNNFELAIAVAIGTFGAASGQALAGVVGPLIEVPVLVGLVYVSLWAAKAWFRTDPYNQAVRTS; this is encoded by the coding sequence ATGACCACCGAGACGACAAAGACCGCAACGAACGCCCCGAAGCGCCTGTCAACACTGGATAAGTGGCTGCCGCTCTGGATCGGGCTGGCGATGGTCGCAGGCCTCCTCCTGGGACGATTCATTCCTGGAATCTCGGACCTGTTGTCGCACATGGAGATCGGCGGGATCTCCGTGCCGATCGCGCTCGGCCTTCTCGTGATGATGTACCCGGTCCTGGCCAAGGTCCGCTACGACAAGGTCGCCGCCGTCACCGGCGACAAGAAGCTCCTTATCTCCTCTCTGGTGCTCAATTGGCTTGCCGGACCGGCGATCATGTTCGCTCTGGCCTGGCTGCTCCTGCCCGACCTTCCCGAGTACCGCACCGGGCTCATCATCGTCGGTCTGGCCCGCTGCATCGCCATGGTCGTGATCTGGAACGACCTGGCCTGCGGCGACCGCGAGGCGACCGCGGTGCTGGTGGCGATCAACTCGGTCTTCCAGGTCGTCATGTTCTCCGTCCTCGGCTGGTTCTACCTCAGCGTCCTGCCGAGCTGGCTCGGCCTGGACACACAAGGGCTCGAGGTGTCGATGGGCCAGATTGCCCTCAACGTCCTCGTCTTCCTCGGAGTGCCCCTGGTCGCGGGATTCGCCTCGCGGTGGATCGGTGAGAAGCGCAAGGGCCGGGACTGGTACGAGGAGAAATTTGTTCCTAAGGTCGGACCCTGGGCCTTGTACGGGCTGCTGTTCACTGTGGTACTGCTGTTCGCCCTCCAGGGTGAGCAGATCACGAGCCGGCCGCTGGACGTCGTCCGGATCGCTCTGCCGCTACTGGTGTACTTCGCCGTCATGTGGTTCGCCGGCCTGCTGCTGGGCAAAGGCATCGGCCTCGGTTATGCACGGTCGACGACACTGGCATTCACTGCGGCGGGCAACAACTTCGAGCTCGCCATCGCCGTCGCGATCGGCACCTTCGGCGCGGCCTCCGGCCAAGCACTGGCCGGCGTCGTCGGACCGCTCATCGAGGTGCCCGTCCTCGTCGGCCTCGTCTACGTCTCCCTCTGGGCCGCCAAGGCGTGGTTCCGCACCGATCCCTATAACCAGGCGGTACGAACGTCATGA
- a CDS encoding LysR family transcriptional regulator: MDVETVKTFLAVAEFGQFQEAAAELGVTQQAISKRVSRLESELGVRVFARTPRGAQLSVDGQAFLPHARELVQVAERAVDSVHPGRRALRVDVLHRRIAPSVLMREFHRSNPHMLLDVVTLGTASVIHAIDAIRAGTIDASFRAVLHESPDQWTDIVAPRVFESRMEVLVGPHHPLASAKSLAPHDLRAHRIWIPGILPGTEWAHYYDRLAADFDLSIDGVGPHFGDEALLEEIADSKSLMTFVGDRDRYLWPTHFDLRRIPLRDPAPIYPYSLVYRKDNAHPAIPGLLNYFKSLESTSAGTTWLP, from the coding sequence ATGGATGTGGAAACAGTGAAGACGTTCCTCGCCGTCGCCGAGTTCGGGCAGTTCCAAGAGGCGGCGGCCGAGCTGGGGGTCACCCAACAGGCGATCTCGAAGCGCGTCTCCCGGCTGGAGTCGGAGCTCGGAGTCCGCGTCTTCGCCCGCACGCCGCGAGGAGCGCAGCTCAGCGTCGACGGACAGGCGTTCCTTCCGCACGCTCGGGAGCTGGTTCAGGTTGCGGAACGCGCTGTCGACTCGGTCCATCCCGGACGTCGGGCGCTGCGGGTCGACGTCCTCCACCGAAGGATCGCGCCCTCAGTGCTGATGCGCGAGTTCCACCGGAGCAACCCCCACATGTTGCTCGACGTCGTAACCCTTGGCACGGCCAGCGTCATCCACGCGATCGACGCGATTCGCGCAGGCACCATCGATGCCTCTTTCCGCGCGGTCCTGCACGAATCGCCGGACCAGTGGACTGACATCGTTGCACCCCGGGTCTTCGAATCACGAATGGAGGTACTCGTCGGCCCACATCATCCGCTTGCCTCCGCCAAGTCGCTGGCACCTCATGACCTGCGGGCCCATCGCATCTGGATCCCAGGGATCCTGCCAGGAACCGAATGGGCTCACTACTACGACAGGCTCGCTGCCGATTTCGATCTCAGTATCGATGGCGTTGGCCCGCATTTCGGCGACGAGGCCTTGCTCGAGGAGATCGCTGACTCGAAGTCCCTGATGACGTTCGTGGGCGACAGGGATCGCTACCTCTGGCCGACGCATTTCGACCTTCGCCGAATCCCGCTGAGGGATCCAGCTCCGATCTACCCCTACTCGCTCGTGTACCGCAAGGACAACGCACATCCCGCGATCCCGGGGCTACTCAACTACTTCAAGAGTCTGGAGAGCACTTCTGCGGGCACAACCTGGCTTCCCTAG
- a CDS encoding ArsO family NAD(P)H-dependent flavin-containing monooxygenase: MSDVVVIGGGQAGLAAGYFLRRAGLDFVILDEQERPGGAWQHGWQSLRMFSPAQYSPLPGWPMPAQTGETFPTAGHVVDYLERYEERYELPVRRSVGVTSVRRGHERWTVDTDAGSLKAASVISATGTWQSPYLPYFPGQDTFSGRQLHTVAYDSPDMFAGQRVVIVGGGNSAAQILAEVSTVAETLWVTRHPPRFMPDDVDGRVLFDVATAREAARRSGRNHDGVAGLGDIVMVPPVQAARDRGVLDRSPMFDHLSPTGVSWNDGREHECDAIIWCTGFRPHLSHLSGLGLTREHGHPATDDTRSIDHPGLHLLGYGDWTGFASATIIGAARTAKPAVAEIGARMARA; this comes from the coding sequence GTGAGTGACGTCGTCGTCATCGGAGGAGGCCAGGCCGGACTCGCCGCAGGATATTTCCTCCGCCGCGCCGGCCTGGACTTCGTCATCCTCGACGAACAGGAACGACCGGGCGGGGCCTGGCAGCACGGCTGGCAATCGCTCAGGATGTTCTCCCCAGCCCAGTACAGCCCCCTGCCCGGATGGCCGATGCCCGCCCAGACCGGCGAGACGTTCCCCACCGCAGGCCACGTCGTGGACTACCTCGAACGATACGAGGAGCGCTACGAGTTGCCTGTGCGCCGGTCGGTCGGCGTCACCAGCGTCCGCCGGGGGCATGAGCGTTGGACCGTGGACACGGACGCAGGCTCTCTGAAGGCCGCTTCGGTGATCAGTGCCACCGGCACGTGGCAGAGCCCCTACCTGCCGTACTTCCCCGGTCAGGACACGTTCTCCGGCAGGCAGCTGCACACCGTCGCCTACGACTCGCCCGACATGTTCGCCGGCCAACGGGTCGTGATCGTCGGCGGAGGGAATTCCGCCGCGCAGATCCTCGCCGAGGTCTCCACGGTGGCCGAGACGCTGTGGGTCACCCGGCACCCACCGCGATTCATGCCAGACGATGTCGACGGCAGAGTGCTCTTCGACGTCGCTACCGCCCGCGAGGCAGCCCGTCGCTCTGGCCGGAACCACGACGGTGTGGCCGGACTTGGAGACATCGTCATGGTGCCTCCCGTGCAGGCGGCACGAGATCGCGGCGTCCTGGACCGTTCGCCCATGTTCGACCACCTCAGCCCGACGGGAGTCTCCTGGAACGACGGCCGAGAGCACGAGTGCGATGCGATCATCTGGTGCACCGGCTTCCGCCCACACCTCAGCCACCTGAGCGGGCTCGGCCTGACCCGCGAGCACGGCCATCCCGCCACCGACGACACTCGAAGCATCGACCACCCCGGGCTGCACCTGCTCGGCTACGGCGACTGGACCGGATTCGCCTCCGCCACCATCATCGGCGCGGCCCGCACCGCCAAGCCCGCCGTCGCCGAGATCGGCGCTCGGATGGCTAGGGCTTAA
- a CDS encoding heavy metal translocating P-type ATPase — MSAACGCDEPETQTGEEAEEEQGRPWWRDAGIMVPVFSGVAFLTGLVLEWSGLEVPALVLFWIGLLLGASTFTPGAIRKLFKGKLSISLLMTISAIGAVILGYVEEAAALAFLYSIAEALEDKAMDRARGGLRALLKLVPETATIRQGGASVEVAAKDLAVRQFMLVRPGERIATDGIVRTGRSSLDTSAITGESIPVEVEPGDTVSAGAINTAGALEVETTAAGTDNSLTTIVDLVEKAQAEKGDRARLADRIARPLVPGVLILAVLVAVIGSLFGDPELWITRALVVLVAASPCALAISVPLTVVAAIGSASKFGVIIKSGAVFERFGVIRHVAVDKTGTLTRNEPAVNAVLTADGVTEAQALAWAAALEQHSTHPLASAITAAAPGTPVADAVTEQAGHGIEGTLDGARITVGSPRWLDAGSLGDRVAGLEEQGMTVVIVHRDGTAAAAIGVRDELRPEVPEVVRTLAGQGVEVTMLTGDNARTARALAAQAWIDDVRAELRPQDKASAIAELGEKNGSVAMIGDGINDAPALAAADIGIAMGATGSDAAIESADVAFTGHDLRLLPRAFDHARRGRHIINQNIVLSLLIITVLLPLALFGVLGLAAVVLVHEIAEVVVILNGLRAARARKEQIS; from the coding sequence CCGGAGACTCAGACCGGGGAGGAAGCCGAGGAGGAGCAGGGACGTCCCTGGTGGCGTGATGCCGGGATCATGGTCCCGGTCTTCTCTGGCGTCGCGTTCTTAACTGGCCTGGTGCTGGAATGGTCGGGGCTGGAGGTCCCGGCGTTGGTGCTGTTCTGGATCGGTCTGCTGTTGGGCGCGTCGACGTTCACCCCGGGCGCGATCCGGAAGCTGTTCAAGGGCAAGCTCAGCATCAGCCTCCTGATGACGATCAGCGCGATCGGCGCGGTCATCCTCGGCTACGTCGAGGAGGCCGCTGCGCTGGCGTTCTTGTACTCGATCGCCGAGGCACTGGAGGACAAGGCGATGGATCGCGCCCGCGGCGGGCTGCGGGCGCTGCTCAAGCTCGTCCCGGAGACCGCCACGATCCGCCAAGGCGGCGCATCGGTCGAGGTCGCGGCCAAGGATCTCGCTGTCCGTCAGTTCATGCTGGTGCGGCCGGGCGAGCGGATCGCGACCGACGGCATCGTCCGGACGGGACGATCCAGCCTGGACACCTCCGCGATCACCGGCGAGTCGATCCCGGTCGAGGTCGAGCCCGGCGACACGGTGTCGGCTGGGGCGATCAACACCGCCGGCGCGCTGGAAGTCGAGACGACCGCTGCGGGCACCGACAACTCGCTGACCACGATCGTCGACCTGGTGGAGAAGGCGCAGGCGGAGAAGGGTGACCGCGCCCGCCTCGCCGACCGCATCGCCCGACCACTCGTGCCCGGTGTGTTGATCCTCGCCGTCCTGGTGGCGGTCATCGGGTCGCTGTTCGGCGACCCGGAGCTGTGGATCACCCGCGCCCTCGTGGTGCTCGTGGCGGCCTCGCCGTGCGCACTGGCGATCTCGGTGCCGCTGACGGTGGTGGCCGCGATCGGGTCGGCGAGCAAGTTCGGCGTGATCATCAAGTCGGGTGCCGTGTTCGAGCGGTTCGGCGTGATCCGCCACGTCGCCGTGGACAAGACTGGCACCCTGACCCGCAACGAGCCCGCCGTCAACGCGGTGCTCACCGCCGACGGAGTGACCGAGGCGCAGGCGCTGGCGTGGGCGGCCGCACTGGAGCAGCACAGCACCCACCCGCTCGCTTCGGCGATCACCGCCGCCGCACCGGGTACGCCTGTGGCCGATGCCGTGACCGAGCAGGCAGGTCACGGCATCGAAGGCACCCTCGACGGCGCGCGAATCACGGTCGGCAGCCCGCGCTGGCTCGACGCCGGGAGTCTCGGCGATCGGGTCGCGGGTCTGGAGGAGCAAGGCATGACGGTCGTGATCGTGCACCGTGACGGCACCGCCGCGGCTGCGATCGGCGTCCGCGACGAGCTGCGCCCCGAGGTCCCCGAGGTGGTCCGCACCCTCGCCGGACAGGGCGTCGAGGTGACGATGCTCACCGGCGACAACGCCCGCACCGCCCGCGCCCTGGCCGCGCAGGCCTGGATCGATGACGTGCGCGCCGAGCTGCGCCCCCAGGACAAGGCCTCAGCGATCGCCGAGCTCGGCGAGAAGAACGGATCGGTCGCGATGATCGGCGACGGCATCAACGACGCCCCGGCCCTCGCGGCTGCGGACATCGGCATCGCGATGGGTGCCACCGGTTCCGATGCCGCGATCGAGTCAGCCGACGTCGCCTTCACCGGCCACGACCTGCGTCTGCTCCCGCGCGCGTTCGACCACGCCCGCCGGGGACGGCACATCATCAACCAGAACATCGTTCTGTCGCTGCTGATCATCACCGTCCTGCTTCCGCTTGCCTTGTTCGGTGTCTTGGGGCTTGCCGCTGTGGTGCTCGTGCATGAGATCGCAGAGGTCGTCGTGATCCTCAACGGCCTGCGTGCCGCCCGGGCCCGGAAGGAGCAGATCTCGTGA
- a CDS encoding arsenate reductase ArsC, whose translation MNDQTPSVLFVCVHNAGRSQMAAGWLRHLAGNQIEVRSAGSMPAEQINPIAVEAMAEEGIDITAEEPKVLTTEAVQDSDVVITMGCGDACPYFPGKRYEDWKLDDPAGQGIEAVRPIRDEIRFRIETLTAELLDQDPARA comes from the coding sequence ATGAACGATCAAACACCCTCCGTCCTGTTCGTCTGCGTCCACAACGCCGGCCGCTCCCAGATGGCCGCCGGCTGGCTGCGCCACCTCGCCGGGAATCAAATCGAGGTCCGCTCAGCAGGATCCATGCCCGCCGAGCAGATCAACCCGATCGCTGTCGAGGCCATGGCCGAAGAGGGGATCGACATCACCGCCGAGGAACCCAAGGTCCTCACCACCGAGGCCGTGCAGGACTCCGACGTCGTCATCACGATGGGCTGCGGCGACGCCTGCCCGTACTTCCCCGGCAAGCGCTACGAGGACTGGAAGCTCGACGATCCCGCTGGCCAGGGCATCGAGGCGGTACGCCCGATCCGCGACGAGATCAGGTTTCGAATCGAGACGCTCACCGCAGAGCTGCTCGATCAGGACCCGGCGCGGGCGTGA
- a CDS encoding low molecular weight phosphatase family protein: protein MIEKKPSVLFVCVKNAGKSQMAAALMRQVAGDSVRVHSAGTSPGTALNALSAASVAEVGASMADEHPKPIDPTMLQTADRVVVIGDEAVVEPVPGMAGTIETWTIDEPSARGIEGEERMRLVRDELAEKVRCLAAGLVKTSEP, encoded by the coding sequence GTGATCGAGAAGAAGCCGTCCGTCCTGTTCGTCTGCGTCAAGAACGCAGGCAAGTCGCAGATGGCCGCCGCACTCATGCGCCAGGTCGCCGGCGACTCCGTCCGGGTGCACTCGGCCGGCACCTCCCCCGGGACAGCGCTCAATGCCTTGTCCGCTGCCTCTGTCGCCGAGGTCGGGGCTAGCATGGCCGACGAGCACCCGAAGCCGATCGATCCCACTATGCTGCAGACTGCGGACCGCGTCGTCGTCATCGGCGACGAGGCCGTCGTCGAGCCCGTGCCGGGGATGGCCGGGACCATCGAGACATGGACGATCGACGAGCCCTCGGCGCGAGGGATCGAGGGCGAGGAACGAATGCGCCTGGTCCGCGACGAGCTCGCCGAGAAGGTCCGTTGCCTGGCCGCGGGGCTTGTCAAGACGTCAGAGCCCTGA